The genomic window GGATGAAAGGATGGTCACCTGCAACTTTGTTAACAGTAGACAAAGATGCCCTTGCTTCATCAATCTTACCAACTTCAACTAAGTATCTTGGGGATTCTGGAACAAATGTCATACCTCCAATCATAAATAAGGCCCAAGCAAAACATAAACCTAATGGAACTCTCCATTGGACGGAGTTGGAATAATTCTTTGTACCGTAATTAGTACAGTAACCTAAGAAAATACCTAAAGTAATCATCAATTGGTAACATGAAACTAAAGTACCTCTCATGTCCTTTGGTGCGACTTCTGAAATTAACATGGGAGACAAAACAGCAATACCACCAACACCTAAACCAGAGATAATTCTACCaatgaaatattgataCCAAGCTTTAACGGATgcaatttgaataataataccaacaatgtaaataacaacaacgaTAATTAGACCTTGTTTACGACCACGTGTATCACCAAGTTTTGATAAAACAATACCACCGATGGCGCAACCGATATTAAAAATAGAGACAATTAAACCCATTCTAACCTTAGATAAGTAATGAGTACCATCATGATGCTTTTGACCAAATCTTCTCAAGAAATCAGTTTGAGCAACGAAACCAGAAATAGTACCGGTATCCCAACCAAAAACGAAACCACCGAAGGCAACCATAGCACAGGATATAGAGACACCAATGTAGGCGCTTTTACCGGTGTTTGGGTTACTTAATTCAGTGACAATTTCTAAGTCTTCTGAACCTTCCTTACCCATACCTTCTGGTATATTCATAACGTTTGCGTTTTGTGATTGAATCTCATTTTGAGAATTTGATGACGACGATTTTTGGGGAGTTAATAAATCAGGTGTcgaattcatttttatattaatatgATCGACAATGTTAATTTATTTTGCGGATTTGtaaaaattagaaaagaaaaattagaaataccccagaagaaaaaaaaagttatGGGGAAAAGAAGAACCTTTACCCTTTTatacaataaaat from Naumovozyma dairenensis CBS 421 chromosome 3, complete genome includes these protein-coding regions:
- the NDAI0C04570 gene encoding sugar porter family MFS transporter (similar to Saccharomyces cerevisiae HXT5 (YHR096C) and HXT3 (YDR345C); ancestral locus Anc_5.396), with translation MNSTPDLLTPQKSSSSNSQNEIQSQNANVMNIPEGMGKEGSEDLEIVTELSNPNTGKSAYIGVSISCAMVAFGGFVFGWDTGTISGFVAQTDFLRRFGQKHHDGTHYLSKVRMGLIVSIFNIGCAIGGIVLSKLGDTRGRKQGLIIVVVIYIVGIIIQIASVKAWYQYFIGRIISGLGVGGIAVLSPMLISEVAPKDMRGTLVSCYQLMITLGIFLGYCTNYGTKNYSNSVQWRVPLGLCFAWALFMIGGMTFVPESPRYLVEVGKIDEARASLSTVNKVAGDHPFIQQELDLIEASVEEARAAGSATWGELFTGKPAMLQRTMLGIMIQSLQQLTGDNYFFYYGTIVFNAVGMTDSFETSIVFGVVNLFSTGCSLYTVDRFGRRNCLLYGAIGMICCYVVYASVGVTRLWPNGQGNGSSKGAGNCMICFACFYIFCFATTWAPIAYVVISETFPLRVKSKAMSVATAANWIWGFLIGFFTPFITGAINFYYGYVFMGCMVFAYFYVFFFVPETKGLTLEEVNEMYSEGVLPWKSASWVPPSKRGADYDANAFAHDDTPLYKRIFSRN